The Paraburkholderia hospita genome includes a window with the following:
- a CDS encoding GlsB/YeaQ/YmgE family stress response membrane protein, translated as MDGGGFGIALDVIVRIVGALIGRWLGGALGLHLGSGTVASLITALIGAVILLALPKVFSRRG; from the coding sequence GTGGACGGCGGCGGCTTTGGCATCGCCCTCGATGTCATCGTCAGAATTGTCGGAGCCTTAATAGGGAGATGGCTCGGCGGCGCTCTCGGCCTGCATCTTGGAAGCGGCACCGTCGCCTCGCTTATTACGGCGCTGATCGGCGCGGTTATTCTGCTCGCTCTCCCGAAAGTTTTCAGCCGAAGAGGATAA
- a CDS encoding DUF883 family protein gives MAESYQSTSPGSAGSFQQNSNAAVKSDGSDTERGNVSKAISDVKDKIASAQDLVQTKYRVVSETTDDFVHESPWKSVAMALIGGVVIGMLIAR, from the coding sequence ATGGCCGAGTCATATCAATCTACGTCCCCCGGCTCCGCCGGTTCGTTTCAACAGAACAGCAACGCTGCGGTGAAGTCGGACGGTAGCGACACAGAGCGAGGAAACGTTTCCAAGGCGATATCAGATGTGAAGGACAAAATTGCGAGTGCGCAGGATCTCGTCCAAACGAAGTACCGCGTTGTTTCCGAAACGACCGACGATTTTGTTCATGAGAGCCCGTGGAAATCCGTCGCAATGGCGCTCATCGGCGGAGTCGTCATCGGTATGCTGATCGCCCGGTAA
- a CDS encoding sensor histidine kinase translates to MRLAQFISTEMEAILAEWESFASTLLPIAEGMSAFELRDHARQILEAIAKDLSAPQTRQEQFDKSRGLAAVPEGAPETAAQTHAVLRARRGFDINQLCAEYRALRAAVLRLWLDHGGVAPHELDDIIRFNEAIDQALTESVSFFSSQVERSRNLLLGMLGHDMRSPLQTIHMTAQHLGKLNNGEDVSAAAARLIRSGARMQALLDDMVDFSRTKLGLGIRVAPAPVDVAAVVDDELDQLRAAHETRAVELHVTGDTGALWDGRRIQQMLGNLVGNAIKYGEPTAPVQVVITGGDREILIEVKNRGPAIPPSALYRIFEPLERGPGAQTQAGSQDGLGLGLYIAREIARAHGGEIQVRSDEAETVFTVGLPRSCPPV, encoded by the coding sequence ATGAGACTGGCGCAATTCATCTCGACCGAAATGGAAGCGATTCTCGCGGAATGGGAAAGCTTTGCCTCCACGTTGCTGCCCATAGCAGAGGGCATGTCGGCCTTCGAACTGCGCGACCATGCCCGGCAAATCCTCGAGGCGATCGCAAAGGACCTCTCTGCGCCGCAGACGAGACAGGAGCAGTTCGACAAATCGAGAGGTCTTGCCGCTGTACCGGAGGGCGCCCCGGAAACGGCCGCCCAGACCCATGCCGTGCTGCGCGCCCGCCGCGGCTTCGATATCAACCAGCTGTGCGCCGAATACCGCGCGTTGCGCGCCGCCGTGCTGCGGCTGTGGCTGGATCATGGCGGTGTGGCGCCGCATGAGCTGGACGACATCATCCGCTTTAACGAAGCGATTGATCAGGCGCTCACGGAGTCGGTAAGCTTTTTCAGCAGCCAGGTCGAGCGGTCGCGCAACCTCTTACTCGGGATGCTCGGGCATGATATGCGCAGCCCCCTGCAGACCATCCATATGACCGCCCAGCATCTTGGGAAATTAAACAATGGCGAGGACGTCTCCGCCGCTGCGGCCCGGTTGATCAGGAGCGGCGCGCGAATGCAGGCGCTGCTCGACGACATGGTGGATTTCAGCCGCACAAAGCTCGGACTCGGCATCCGGGTGGCGCCAGCGCCTGTCGATGTTGCAGCCGTGGTCGACGACGAACTGGACCAGCTAAGGGCGGCGCACGAAACACGTGCGGTGGAACTTCATGTGACAGGGGACACCGGGGCGCTTTGGGACGGCCGTCGCATCCAGCAGATGCTTGGCAACCTGGTGGGCAATGCGATCAAATATGGGGAGCCGACGGCCCCCGTGCAGGTGGTTATCACCGGAGGGGACAGGGAGATATTGATTGAGGTGAAGAACCGGGGACCGGCGATACCACCGTCCGCTCTTTACCGCATATTCGAACCTCTTGAGCGGGGTCCCGGGGCACAAACGCAGGCCGGTTCACAGGACGGCCTTGGTCTCGGACTCTACATTGCGCGCGAGATCGCGCGTGCTCACGGCGGTGAGATTCAGGTTCGCTCCGACGAAGCCGAAACCGTATTTACAGTTGGGCTCCCTCGTTCATGTCCGCCTGTCTGA
- a CDS encoding hybrid sensor histidine kinase/response regulator — protein sequence MNDASPQSAGFSSAWLRLWAESTQDYSIFALSPDGVILTWNPGGERIQGYQSEEIIGQSFSLFYPDTDRASGAPRAALRAAADSGRHVAEGWRVRKDGTTFWASVVMTALRDGTGQLIGFGKVVQDVSDKKAAHDAVLQSERSFRLLVQGVTDYAIFMLSPSGHITSWNAGARRIKGYAESEIIGSHFSRFYTPEDVAAGVPFRGLETARREGRFEAEGWRVRRDGSRFWAHVVIDAIHEDGELAGFAKVTRDITERRRAGELLEQTQRALFQSQKMEAMGKLTGGVAHDFNNVLQVLRGNLELLESRHGRDGWSAERLGNAIDAIDRGAKLSSQLLAFGRQQPLAPVVIDPARQLRALDDLLRRALGEAVEIESVVAGGLWNTIVDPHQLENVILNLAINARDAMPDGGKLTLELANSTLDDEYVSSLNDVSAGQYVMLAVTDTGTGMTPDVVERAFDPFFSTKPEGRGTGLGLSMAYGFVKQSGGHIRLYSEVGEGTTVRIYLPRSTGTAVETGARAGGGLKHGNETILVVEDDLKVQSTVVELLTGLGYAVLKANDAEQALAVVASGVHIDLLFTDVVMPGALRSPEMARRAVKILPGLKVLYTSGYTQNAIVHGGRLDPGVELLSKPYSRQQLAFKVRQVLGNRDAEGFQPAGRGAHNGDGAEQTWRPEGLRVLVVEDDVASLDAACELLMLMGIRPERAANAAAALNALDADDFDILFTDVVMPEMSGIELARRAIAIRPELGIIFASGNAIPDHEKLECSWSALRKPYTLDQLRVAVQSVNRPQAERDADHG from the coding sequence ATGAACGACGCCTCTCCCCAATCCGCCGGATTCAGTTCCGCGTGGCTCCGGCTATGGGCTGAATCCACACAGGATTATTCAATCTTTGCCCTCTCGCCCGACGGCGTCATACTGACGTGGAACCCGGGCGGCGAACGCATCCAAGGCTATCAGTCCGAGGAAATTATAGGGCAGTCGTTCTCCCTCTTCTATCCGGACACGGACCGCGCCTCGGGCGCACCCAGGGCCGCGCTTCGGGCGGCGGCCGACTCAGGACGTCATGTCGCCGAAGGCTGGCGTGTACGCAAGGACGGCACAACGTTCTGGGCAAGTGTTGTGATGACCGCGCTGCGCGACGGGACGGGCCAGCTTATCGGCTTCGGGAAGGTGGTTCAGGACGTCAGTGACAAGAAGGCTGCTCACGACGCGGTGCTCCAGAGCGAACGGAGTTTCCGCCTCCTCGTTCAGGGGGTGACCGACTACGCGATCTTCATGCTGTCACCCTCCGGGCACATCACAAGCTGGAACGCCGGGGCGCGGCGGATCAAGGGGTATGCCGAAAGCGAAATTATCGGGTCGCATTTTTCCCGGTTTTACACGCCGGAAGATGTGGCGGCGGGCGTCCCTTTCCGGGGGCTCGAGACAGCAAGACGTGAGGGGCGTTTCGAGGCGGAGGGCTGGCGTGTGCGGCGGGACGGCAGTCGTTTCTGGGCGCATGTCGTCATCGACGCCATCCACGAAGACGGCGAGCTGGCCGGATTTGCAAAAGTCACACGGGATATCACCGAGCGCCGGCGCGCAGGCGAGCTGCTTGAGCAGACGCAAAGGGCGCTGTTCCAGTCGCAGAAGATGGAAGCAATGGGCAAGCTCACCGGGGGCGTGGCGCACGATTTCAACAACGTTCTGCAGGTATTACGCGGAAATCTGGAGTTGCTTGAAAGCCGGCATGGCCGCGACGGCTGGAGCGCCGAGCGTCTGGGTAACGCGATCGACGCCATAGACCGCGGAGCCAAGCTTTCGTCACAACTGCTTGCCTTCGGCCGCCAGCAACCTTTGGCACCCGTCGTCATCGACCCTGCGCGCCAGCTTCGCGCCCTCGACGACCTGCTGCGACGGGCACTGGGTGAGGCCGTCGAGATTGAATCCGTGGTTGCGGGCGGCCTGTGGAACACCATTGTCGATCCGCATCAGCTGGAAAATGTGATCCTGAATCTGGCGATCAATGCGCGCGACGCAATGCCCGACGGCGGCAAGCTCACTCTCGAACTGGCCAATTCAACGCTTGATGACGAATATGTATCGTCACTCAACGACGTTTCCGCCGGACAGTACGTGATGCTGGCCGTCACGGACACCGGAACCGGGATGACCCCGGATGTGGTGGAACGTGCTTTTGATCCGTTCTTCAGCACGAAACCGGAGGGCCGGGGCACCGGGCTTGGCCTGAGCATGGCCTATGGCTTCGTCAAGCAGAGTGGCGGCCACATCCGGCTCTATAGCGAAGTAGGCGAGGGGACAACCGTCAGGATCTATCTGCCCCGTTCCACCGGCACCGCGGTGGAAACCGGGGCGCGCGCAGGCGGCGGGCTGAAGCACGGCAACGAGACGATTCTGGTCGTGGAAGACGATTTAAAGGTTCAGTCGACCGTTGTCGAACTTCTCACCGGACTCGGGTATGCGGTGCTCAAGGCCAACGACGCGGAGCAGGCGCTGGCCGTCGTTGCGAGCGGCGTGCATATCGATCTGCTGTTTACGGATGTGGTAATGCCTGGAGCGTTGCGCAGTCCGGAGATGGCTCGAAGAGCAGTCAAGATATTGCCCGGACTGAAGGTACTTTATACGTCGGGCTATACACAGAACGCGATCGTGCACGGTGGCCGGCTGGATCCCGGTGTGGAACTGCTGAGCAAGCCATACAGTCGTCAGCAGCTTGCCTTCAAGGTGCGGCAGGTGCTGGGAAACCGAGACGCCGAAGGGTTCCAACCGGCGGGGCGCGGTGCGCACAATGGTGATGGGGCCGAGCAAACCTGGCGCCCTGAGGGCTTGCGCGTACTCGTCGTTGAAGACGACGTCGCATCATTGGACGCAGCGTGCGAACTCCTGATGCTGATGGGTATACGCCCTGAACGCGCCGCGAACGCAGCGGCGGCTCTGAACGCGCTCGACGCAGACGACTTCGACATTCTGTTCACAGACGTCGTCATGCCCGAGATGTCAGGCATTGAACTGGCGCGGCGCGCGATTGCTATTCGTCCAGAGCTCGGGATTATCTTCGCTTCGGGAAACGCAATCCCGGATCACGAGAAGTTGGAGTGCAGCTGGTCGGCGCTGCGCAAGCCCTATACCCTTGATCAATTACGTGTCGCGGTGCAGTCGGTCAACCGCCCGCAGGCGGAGAGGGATGCCGACCATGGGTAG
- the ctaD gene encoding cytochrome c oxidase subunit I, whose translation MSTAEPRIAIDVNLNLKDGPDAPQHVRDALEQTWRDPGGFIGMLSAVNHKTIARRFIVTTFVFFLLAGLLALGMRTQLARPDNRLIGPDFYDQLFTVHGSTMMFLFAVPVMQAVAAWLVPLMVGARSIAFPRVNAYAYWVFLFGGLTLYVAFALGAGPRAGWFSYVPLAGPDYSTGKGTDIWAQMITFTEVSGLLEAVVLIATILKMRAPGMSLNRMPLFVWATLVTQFMVLFAMPAVMLASTALILDRLVGTQFYNPALGGDVLLWQHLFWFFGHPEVYLIFIPALGFMSSIIATFARRPVFGYPAMVLSLIATAFLAFGLWVHHMFATSVPVLGKSFFTAASVMIAIPSGVQIYCWLATLLTGRLNMKAPLYFVLAFFFNLVLGGLTGVMLGSVSLDLQVHDTYFVVAHLHYVLIGGAVFPLFGAIYYWFPKVMGRMLDEQLGRWHFWLFFIGFNVTFFPMHLLGLRGMPRRVWTYPHGMGWDAMNLGATVGAYMMAAGMLVFIYNIVHSSRRGSRAGADPWGGGSLEWSVPSPPPPHNFDALPVVHAQEPLWAPPREPRWVSGLTASAREVLTTTALDAQPDTRPLFPTPSIWPFLSAIATTVFFIGSIYTPSAVWWGTVPVAIAMIVWFWPTRHNNAIARALERWPDDTASSDAKKVAMPPAQPSTLDVRGLPSFGFGSRSLMWWATVGLMLIEGTAFALAIAMYFYLRAVNAVWPMHAPPPTLLWGSLNTAVLIASMVPNELARRAANKGNREGARLWLVICLAFALIFLVLRGFEFAALNVMWYANAYGSIVWLLLGLHTTHLITDTVDTAVLAALLYIGPYEGKRLVDTSENAVYWYFVVLSWLPIYLVIYFVPRMSP comes from the coding sequence ATGAGTACCGCGGAACCACGAATCGCGATTGATGTGAACCTCAACCTGAAGGACGGACCGGACGCGCCGCAGCACGTAAGGGATGCGCTCGAGCAAACCTGGCGCGACCCGGGCGGCTTTATCGGCATGCTGTCCGCCGTCAATCACAAGACCATCGCGCGCCGCTTCATCGTCACGACATTCGTTTTCTTCCTGCTGGCAGGCCTGCTTGCGCTCGGCATGCGCACCCAGCTCGCCCGCCCGGACAACCGGCTGATCGGACCGGACTTCTACGACCAGCTCTTCACGGTGCACGGTTCGACAATGATGTTCCTGTTCGCCGTGCCCGTCATGCAGGCGGTTGCAGCGTGGCTCGTGCCCCTGATGGTCGGTGCGCGCAGCATCGCGTTTCCGCGCGTCAACGCCTACGCCTATTGGGTGTTTCTGTTCGGCGGCCTGACGTTATACGTCGCGTTCGCACTGGGCGCCGGGCCGCGCGCGGGCTGGTTCAGCTATGTGCCGCTCGCGGGTCCCGACTATTCGACGGGCAAAGGCACGGACATCTGGGCGCAGATGATCACGTTCACGGAGGTCTCCGGGCTGCTTGAGGCCGTGGTGCTGATTGCGACGATCCTCAAGATGCGCGCGCCCGGCATGTCGCTCAACCGCATGCCGCTGTTTGTCTGGGCGACGCTGGTGACACAGTTCATGGTGCTGTTCGCGATGCCCGCCGTGATGCTGGCAAGCACGGCGCTGATCCTTGACCGCCTGGTCGGCACGCAGTTCTACAACCCTGCGCTCGGCGGCGACGTGTTGCTATGGCAGCACCTGTTCTGGTTCTTCGGCCACCCGGAGGTGTACCTGATCTTCATCCCGGCGCTCGGCTTCATGTCGTCGATCATCGCGACGTTCGCGCGCCGTCCGGTATTCGGCTATCCGGCGATGGTGCTCTCGTTGATCGCAACGGCATTCCTTGCGTTCGGGCTCTGGGTTCACCACATGTTCGCAACGTCGGTGCCCGTTCTCGGCAAGAGCTTCTTCACGGCGGCGAGTGTGATGATCGCGATTCCGTCCGGCGTGCAGATTTACTGCTGGCTCGCGACCCTGCTGACGGGCCGGCTGAATATGAAAGCGCCGCTGTACTTCGTGCTGGCGTTTTTCTTCAATCTTGTGCTGGGCGGATTGACGGGCGTGATGCTCGGATCGGTATCGCTCGATCTGCAAGTGCACGATACGTACTTTGTCGTCGCGCACCTGCATTACGTGCTGATCGGCGGCGCCGTGTTTCCTCTGTTCGGCGCGATCTACTACTGGTTTCCGAAAGTGATGGGCCGGATGCTGGACGAACAGCTCGGTCGATGGCACTTCTGGCTCTTCTTTATCGGCTTCAACGTGACGTTCTTTCCGATGCACCTGCTCGGTCTGCGTGGGATGCCGCGCCGCGTTTGGACGTATCCGCACGGCATGGGTTGGGACGCGATGAACCTGGGCGCGACCGTCGGCGCGTACATGATGGCCGCCGGCATGCTGGTCTTCATCTATAACATCGTGCACAGCAGCAGGCGCGGATCGCGCGCGGGCGCCGATCCATGGGGCGGCGGCTCGCTCGAATGGAGCGTGCCGAGCCCGCCGCCGCCTCACAACTTCGACGCGCTGCCCGTCGTCCATGCACAGGAGCCGCTTTGGGCGCCACCGCGCGAGCCGCGCTGGGTGTCGGGACTGACAGCGAGCGCGCGCGAAGTGCTGACGACGACCGCGCTCGACGCGCAGCCCGACACGCGCCCGCTGTTTCCGACGCCGTCCATCTGGCCGTTCCTAAGCGCGATCGCGACCACGGTCTTCTTCATCGGCTCGATCTATACGCCGTCGGCCGTGTGGTGGGGCACCGTGCCCGTCGCGATCGCGATGATCGTCTGGTTCTGGCCGACGCGGCACAACAATGCGATTGCGCGCGCACTGGAACGCTGGCCCGACGATACGGCGAGCAGCGACGCAAAGAAAGTGGCGATGCCGCCCGCGCAACCGTCGACGCTCGACGTGCGCGGCCTGCCGAGCTTCGGCTTTGGTTCACGCAGCCTGATGTGGTGGGCGACTGTGGGACTGATGCTGATCGAGGGCACGGCGTTCGCGCTCGCCATCGCGATGTACTTCTATCTGCGCGCCGTCAACGCCGTGTGGCCGATGCATGCGCCGCCGCCAACGCTGCTGTGGGGCTCGCTAAATACGGCGGTGCTGATCGCGAGCATGGTGCCCAACGAACTCGCGCGGCGAGCGGCGAACAAGGGCAATCGCGAAGGCGCACGCCTGTGGCTTGTGATTTGCCTTGCGTTCGCGCTGATCTTTCTGGTGTTGCGCGGTTTCGAGTTCGCCGCGCTGAACGTGATGTGGTACGCGAACGCGTATGGATCGATTGTGTGGCTGCTGCTTGGTCTTCATACGACCCACCTGATCACCGACACCGTCGATACGGCCGTCCTTGCCGCGCTACTCTACATCGGCCCATACGAGGGTAAGCGGCTGGTCGACACGAGCGAGAACGCGGTCTACTGGTATTTCGTCGTGTTGAGCTGGCTGCCGATCTATCTGGTGATCTATTTTGTGCCACGGATGTCGCCATGA
- a CDS encoding cytochrome c oxidase assembly protein yields MVALALSLNPARMRIGRVVAAACVALLTPGITMAHVLFASSAAVPSFGWTGEPWVLALMIASVVAYGIGYWRLRRRGSAHARSTRVRAIHLAAFASGWLGLALALFSPLDPLGAALFSAHMVQHESMMLIAAPLLVMGRPLGVWIWALPKRARLRLGRLVRTHPFSRCWYALTLPLVAWLLHAAALWAWHAPALFQAALRHQWVHSLQHASFLLTALLFWWTVAGHGARQRTDGHAMLSLFTTMVHTGALGALITLAPGLWYPLYVEPCSALGVDPLHDQQLGGLIMWVPAATAYLIGGLAIATRWLTRRSAPLLTTRHAVIVPRDGTR; encoded by the coding sequence ATGGTTGCTCTCGCCCTGTCGCTGAACCCAGCGCGCATGCGAATCGGACGCGTTGTCGCGGCGGCGTGCGTCGCGTTGCTCACGCCCGGAATTACGATGGCACACGTGCTGTTCGCGTCGAGCGCGGCTGTGCCTTCGTTCGGATGGACGGGCGAGCCGTGGGTGCTTGCGCTGATGATCGCGAGCGTCGTTGCGTACGGGATCGGCTATTGGCGTCTGCGCAGACGCGGCTCTGCGCACGCGCGCAGCACCCGCGTACGCGCGATCCATCTCGCCGCGTTTGCCAGCGGCTGGCTAGGGCTCGCGCTCGCACTTTTCTCGCCACTCGATCCTCTCGGCGCAGCGCTTTTCTCCGCGCATATGGTGCAGCATGAATCGATGATGCTGATTGCCGCACCGTTGCTGGTGATGGGCCGGCCGCTCGGCGTATGGATATGGGCGCTACCGAAGCGTGCGCGGTTGCGGCTTGGACGGCTAGTCAGGACGCACCCGTTTTCCCGGTGCTGGTACGCGCTGACCTTGCCGCTCGTCGCCTGGCTGCTGCATGCGGCGGCGCTATGGGCGTGGCATGCACCTGCGTTGTTCCAGGCGGCGCTGCGGCATCAATGGGTGCATTCGCTACAGCACGCGAGCTTTCTGCTGACGGCCTTGCTTTTCTGGTGGACAGTGGCAGGCCACGGCGCGCGGCAACGGACGGACGGCCACGCCATGCTGTCGCTATTTACGACGATGGTGCACACGGGCGCGCTCGGCGCGCTGATCACGCTCGCGCCCGGCCTCTGGTATCCGCTCTACGTCGAACCGTGCAGCGCGCTGGGCGTCGATCCGCTGCATGATCAGCAGTTGGGCGGGCTCATTATGTGGGTGCCGGCGGCAACGGCATACCTCATTGGCGGACTGGCGATTGCCACGCGCTGGCTGACGCGCCGCAGCGCGCCGTTGCTCACGACGCGGCATGCGGTGATCGTGCCGCGGGATGGTACGCGATGA
- a CDS encoding IS3 family transposase (programmed frameshift), protein MNRIPKAVYTKEFREEAVKLALTEGVGVSEAARRLSIPMKSLANWVRAAKAGKLKTVGQGQKPLTDLEMELNRVKRELAEVKMERDLLKKFGGLLREGVAVKYGVIEQMRRDYPVPPMCRLLGVSTSGYYAWLKRPPSSRTQQEPRLEAEILAAHQRTRETFGAERLQKDLTEHGVQVGVHRIKRLRKKLGLRCKQKRKFKATTNSKHDLPVAPNQLNQNFSVSAPNQAWCGDITYIATDEGWLYLAGLKDLFSGELVGYAMNERMTKHLVMQALFRAVASHRPSPGLIHHTDRGSQYCAHAYQNLVSQFGMQASMSRRGNCFDNAPIESFWGTLKSELVYHRRFATRQQAQQEITEYIEIFYNRQRTQARLDYLSPAAFTQRFYLNKIAA, encoded by the exons ATGAATCGGATCCCGAAAGCGGTCTACACGAAGGAATTTCGCGAAGAGGCAGTCAAGCTCGCGCTGACGGAAGGCGTCGGCGTGTCGGAAGCGGCACGCCGGTTGTCGATCCCGATGAAGTCGCTGGCGAACTGGGTGCGCGCCGCGAAAGCGGGCAAGCTGAAGACGGTTGGGCAAGGGCAAAAACCACTGACTGACCTGGAGATGGAACTGAACCGCGTCAAACGGGAGCTGGCGGAAGTGAAGATGGAGCGCGATCTGTTAAAAAAGTTTG GCGGCCTACTTCGCGAAGGAGTCGCGGTGAAGTACGGCGTGATTGAGCAGATGCGACGGGACTACCCGGTGCCGCCGATGTGTCGGCTGCTGGGTGTGTCGACCAGCGGCTACTATGCATGGCTCAAACGGCCACCCTCGTCCCGTACGCAACAGGAACCCCGTCTGGAAGCAGAAATCCTCGCCGCGCACCAGCGCACGCGGGAGACATTCGGCGCTGAACGACTGCAGAAAGATTTGACAGAACATGGTGTGCAGGTTGGCGTGCATCGCATCAAGCGATTGCGCAAGAAGCTTGGATTGCGTTGCAAGCAGAAGCGCAAGTTCAAAGCGACAACCAATTCGAAGCACGACCTGCCAGTCGCGCCGAACCAACTGAATCAGAATTTCTCGGTGAGCGCGCCGAACCAGGCGTGGTGTGGAGACATTACGTACATCGCAACCGACGAGGGCTGGCTGTACCTGGCCGGGCTCAAGGACCTGTTCAGCGGAGAGCTGGTCGGCTATGCGATGAACGAGCGTATGACCAAGCATTTGGTGATGCAGGCGCTGTTTCGGGCGGTCGCGTCGCACCGACCATCGCCTGGCCTGATTCACCACACCGACCGCGGCAGTCAATATTGTGCGCACGCGTACCAGAACCTTGTTAGCCAGTTCGGCATGCAAGCATCGATGAGCAGACGAGGAAACTGTTTTGATAATGCACCGATCGAATCATTTTGGGGGACGCTGAAGAGCGAGCTGGTCTATCATCGACGGTTCGCCACTCGGCAGCAGGCGCAGCAAGAGATCACGGAATACATCGAGATCTTTTATAACCGGCAGCGGACACAAGCGCGGCTTGACTACCTGTCTCCCGCCGCGTTCACGCAGCGTTTCTACTTGAACAAGATCGCTGCTTAA
- a CDS encoding CinA family protein: protein MNVARQVVSFLSSRGLKLATAESCTAGQIASYLAEVPGSGACLDVGFVTYSPSGKAGFLGVQHATMQAHGLTSEAVAREMAEGALQQEASCADVAVANTGVADALPSDGPPPGTQCFAWAYRVRDGHIVTFTETRRFTGSRNEIRHHAARYALSRIEHYFNTLGSRR from the coding sequence ATGAACGTGGCACGACAGGTGGTGTCTTTTCTCAGCTCGCGCGGCCTCAAGCTCGCGACAGCCGAATCGTGCACGGCGGGGCAGATCGCATCCTATCTCGCCGAAGTTCCGGGAAGCGGGGCGTGCCTCGACGTAGGCTTCGTTACGTATTCCCCGTCGGGCAAGGCGGGCTTCCTCGGCGTGCAGCACGCGACCATGCAGGCACATGGCCTGACGAGCGAAGCCGTCGCCCGCGAGATGGCGGAAGGCGCATTGCAGCAGGAGGCGAGTTGCGCCGATGTTGCCGTAGCCAACACGGGTGTTGCCGACGCATTGCCATCGGACGGACCGCCGCCCGGTACACAATGCTTCGCGTGGGCGTACCGCGTGCGCGATGGTCACATCGTCACGTTTACAGAAACCCGACGCTTCACCGGCAGCCGCAACGAAATCCGTCATCACGCTGCGCGTTACGCGTTGTCCCGCATCGAGCATTACTTCAACACCTTGGGCTCGCGGCGCTGA